Proteins from one Leptonema illini DSM 21528 genomic window:
- a CDS encoding glycosyltransferase family 4 protein, which produces MRIALITETFLPKTDGIVNTLRYLLEHLARHRHDSILLCPDGAPAYYADTPIAPFAALPFPLYPQLRLAPPSLDAMKALRRFKPDLIHVLNPISLGLSGVAFARLHRIPLVASYHTDLPGFAQRWGWGIFSGTIARYERMIHDQAALNLCPSWSVLMELRSRGFERLKIWSRGVNRNRFSPDYRSEAMRMRLTGGLPGPLLLSVGRLSREKRLHWLRPILDRHPDCALAIVGDGPARGELERHFRGTRTVFTGMLHGDELASAYASADLFLLPAANETFGNVGLEAMSSGLPVVAAASGGPLDFVHHGRNGLLFAPENETEFASRVQAILYNPALQGQLRDGALRTAQGRSWQSVLDRLLADYEGTILRHTHTVHRHTA; this is translated from the coding sequence ATGAGAATCGCTCTCATCACCGAGACCTTCCTGCCCAAGACGGACGGCATCGTCAACACGCTCCGCTATCTGCTTGAACATCTGGCCCGACACCGGCACGATTCCATACTTCTCTGCCCCGACGGTGCTCCCGCATATTATGCCGACACTCCGATCGCTCCATTCGCCGCTCTGCCCTTTCCGCTTTATCCGCAGCTGCGCCTTGCTCCGCCCTCGCTTGATGCCATGAAAGCACTGCGACGATTCAAGCCCGATCTGATACACGTCCTCAATCCGATCAGCCTCGGCCTATCGGGCGTCGCCTTTGCTCGCCTGCATCGGATTCCTCTTGTGGCCTCGTATCACACTGACCTGCCGGGTTTTGCACAGCGCTGGGGATGGGGGATTTTCAGCGGCACGATCGCTCGCTATGAACGCATGATTCACGACCAGGCTGCATTGAACCTCTGCCCGTCGTGGTCGGTGCTTATGGAGCTGCGCTCGCGGGGATTTGAACGGCTGAAGATCTGGAGCCGCGGAGTCAACCGCAATCGCTTCTCGCCCGATTACAGAAGCGAAGCAATGCGGATGCGTCTTACCGGCGGCTTGCCGGGTCCGCTGCTTCTCTCTGTCGGGCGTCTCTCACGCGAGAAAAGGCTGCACTGGCTGCGCCCGATTCTCGACAGGCATCCTGATTGCGCCCTTGCCATCGTCGGCGATGGTCCGGCCCGCGGCGAGCTCGAGCGCCACTTTCGTGGAACGCGGACTGTCTTCACCGGCATGCTACACGGCGACGAGCTGGCTTCGGCCTATGCATCGGCCGATCTCTTTCTTCTGCCCGCAGCGAACGAAACGTTCGGCAACGTCGGTCTTGAGGCGATGAGCTCGGGGCTGCCCGTCGTCGCCGCCGCCTCGGGAGGGCCGCTCGATTTCGTGCATCATGGCCGCAACGGATTGCTCTTTGCTCCCGAAAACGAGACGGAATTTGCGAGTCGCGTGCAGGCCATTCTATATAATCCGGCATTGCAAGGCCAACTGAGAGATGGCGCGCTGCGCACAGCGCAGGGTCGCAGCTGGCAGTCGGTGCTTGATCGACTGCTTGCCGACTATGAAGGAACAATCCTGCGTCATACTCATACAGTTCACCGGCACACGGCTTGA